The proteins below come from a single Miscanthus floridulus cultivar M001 chromosome 1, ASM1932011v1, whole genome shotgun sequence genomic window:
- the LOC136489523 gene encoding protein TIFY 11d-like, translating into MAASGNNRFGLTCAQVRQFMLERSRQVRMGDLVGCSSFQRPLQLTPVPVATGPAGTWDTGATTLSLFPAGTGTEIIRPEETKATLTIFYEGQVATFHDFPADRAKDLLQMAGSVTGKAPEKGFLQMAGSVTVKAPEKGVMTAVPEKAETSDEPSAAGAGMQPIARKLTLQRFLRKRKNRNAGTDDPDHNEDSSPWKKRDSAGAGNKPAEDVPDDASWLRL; encoded by the exons ATGGCCGCCTCTGGGAACAACAGGTTCGGCCTTACGTGCGCTCAGGTGCGGCAGTTCATGTTGGAGCGGAGCAGGCAGGTGCGGATGGGTGACCTCGTCGGCTGCTCCTCGTTCCAGAGGCCACTGCAACTGACCCCGGTCCCTGTAGCGACGGGGCCGGCGGGGACCTGGGACACCGGCGCCACGACCTTGTCGCTGTTCCCCGCCGGCACTGGCACGGAGATCATCAG GCCAGAGGAGACCAAGGCCACCCTGACCATCTTCTACGAGGGGCAGGTGGCCACGTTCCACGACTTCCCGGCAGACAGAGCCAAGGACCTCCTGCAGATGGCAGGTTCTGTGACCGGGAAGGCGCCGGAGAAGGGGTTCTTGCAGATGGCAGGTTCTGTGACCGTGAAGGCGCCGGAGAAGGGGGTGATGACCGCCGTGCCAGAAAaggcggagaccagtgatgagcCATCGGCTGCAGGGGCAGGCATGCAGCCCATCGCAAGGAAGCTGACGCTACAGAGGTTTCTTAGGAAGAGGAAGAACAG GAACGCCGGCACTGACGACCCTGACCACAATGAGGATTCTTCGCCGTGGAAGAAGAGAGACTCCGCCGGCGCCGGCAACAAACCCGCGGAAGACGTGCCTGATGATGCCTCGTGGCTCAGGCTCTGA